Proteins encoded in a region of the Oncorhynchus keta strain PuntledgeMale-10-30-2019 chromosome 3, Oket_V2, whole genome shotgun sequence genome:
- the LOC127913599 gene encoding uncharacterized protein LOC127913599, whose amino-acid sequence MDSSRTVYIMDSCRLVYIMDSSRLVYVMDSSRLVYVMDNSRLVYIMDSSRLVYIMDSSRLVYVMDSSRLVYIMDSSRTVYIMDSCRLVYIMDSSRLVYVMDSSRLVYVMDNSRLVYIMDSSRLVYIMDSSRLVYIMDSSRLVYIMDSSRTVYIMDSSRLVYIMDSSRLVYVMDSSRLVYIMDNSRLVYIMDSSRLVYIMDSSRTVYIMDSSRLVYIMDSSRLVYIMDSSRTVYIMDSSRLVYIMDSSRLVYVMDSSRLVYIMDNSRLVYIMDSSRLVYIMDSSRLVYIMDSSRLVYIMDSSRLVYIMDSSRLVYIMDSSSLLYE is encoded by the exons ATGGACAGCAGCAGGACAGTCTATATTATGGACAGCTGCAGGTTAGTCTATATTATGGACAGCAGCAGGTTAGTGtacgttatggacagcagcagGTTAGTCTACGTTATGGACAACAGCAGGTTAGTCTATATTATGGACAGCAGCAGGTTAGTCTATATTATGGACAGCAGCAG GTTAGTCtacgttatggacagcagcagGTTAGTCTACATTATGGACAGCAGCAGGACAGTCTATATTATGGACAGCTGCAG gttagtctatattatggacagcagcaggttagtgtacgttatggacagcagcagGTTAGTCTACGTTATGGACAACAGCAGGTTAGTCTATATTATGGACAGCAGCAGGTTAGTCTATATTATGGACAGCAGCAGGTTAGTCTATATTATGGACAGCAGCAGGTTAGTCTATATTATGGACAGCAGCAGGACAGTCTACATTATGGACAGCAGCAGGTTAGTCTATATTATGGACAGCAGCAGGTTAGTCtacgttatggacagcagcagGTTAGTCTACATTATGGACAACAGCAGGTTAGTCTATATTATGGACAGCAGCAGGTTAGTCTATATTATGGACAGCAGCAGGACAGTCTATATTATGGACAGCAGCAGGTTAGTCTATATTATGGACAGCAGCAGGTTAGTCTATATTATGGACAGCAGCAGGACAGTCTACATTATGGACAGCAGCAGGTTAGTCTATATTATGGACAGCAGCAGGTTAGTCtacgttatggacagcagcagGTTAGTCTACATTATGGACAACAGCAG GTTAGTCTATATTATGGACAGCAGCAGGTTAGTCTATATTATGGACAGCAGCAGGTTAGTCTATATTATGGACAGCAGCAGGTTAGTCTATATTATGGACAGCAGCAGGTTAGTCTATATTATGGACAGCAGCAGGTTAGTCTATATTATGGACAGCAGCAG TCTACTCTATGAATAA